One window from the genome of Pseudonocardia hierapolitana encodes:
- a CDS encoding response regulator transcription factor, which translates to MRGGRYVVVIVDDHALFSQGLALLLESRAGDTFLVAGSTTAGEQAVALVGREAADIAIVDLALPPLGGVETIRRITAAYPRTRILALSGTEDLGLATAALRAGAAGFLAKSADPEVLVAPLLTIAAGVRVVPADLLDALLAAGDRTGEGVVERLEDRELQLWALLARGLETSEIAKVMLVSERTAKRMIASLLHRLGAANRIEAAALAGRYGLLDDAPHRPR; encoded by the coding sequence GTGCGCGGGGGCAGGTACGTCGTGGTCATCGTGGACGACCACGCCCTGTTCTCCCAGGGCCTCGCGCTGCTGCTCGAGTCACGCGCGGGCGACACCTTCCTCGTAGCCGGCTCCACCACGGCCGGCGAGCAGGCCGTCGCGCTCGTCGGGCGCGAGGCCGCCGACATCGCGATCGTCGACCTCGCGCTCCCGCCGCTGGGCGGCGTGGAGACGATCCGGCGGATCACCGCCGCCTACCCGCGCACGCGCATCCTCGCGCTCTCGGGCACCGAGGACCTCGGCCTCGCGACCGCCGCCCTGCGCGCCGGGGCCGCCGGGTTCCTGGCCAAGTCGGCCGATCCCGAGGTGCTGGTCGCACCGCTGCTGACGATCGCGGCGGGCGTCCGGGTCGTGCCAGCCGACCTGCTCGACGCGCTGCTCGCAGCGGGTGACCGGACGGGCGAGGGCGTCGTGGAGCGGCTGGAGGACCGGGAGCTGCAGCTGTGGGCGCTGCTCGCGCGGGGCCTGGAGACCAGCGAGATCGCCAAGGTGATGCTCGTGAGCGAGCGGACGGCCAAGCGGATGATCGCGAGCCTGCTGCACAGGCTCGGCGCGGCCAACCGCATCGAGGCCGCGGCGCTCGCGGGCCGCTACGGCCTGCTCGACGACGCCCCCCACCGCCCTCGCTGA
- a CDS encoding sensor histidine kinase, giving the protein MDADVALRALEERTAVVIRLLVVCSVGVALVLEPGLARGRAALLGALVLVTLAYALVLGVGEWWGRRLVPPRVATSVDAALALLACGLTGGADSVMVAILPLVVIAGAVRGGVVVGRLGALGVGAGFTVAALAGSDPQVSVSDRWMAGVWWTGYLVAAAVLVGVLLRMLERQYEAAAESRARARAEHEAFLEERDLRSRLLAAQQARLDGVRVVLHEFRTPVASLTALSADLAADRLSGPARETATRLLAEHAVHLRDMLDGLADVAVQEGSPLGRVRERTVRLAELADAVLDAAGVAPERRVADVEPPEAAVRCDPQRLRRVLTNLVENAARHSGDAPVELDLRHSDGQLVVEVRDRGPGLPPGQEGVVTAKGVALGERRGTAGLGLWIVEALVAAMDGELRFLPRDDGGLVAHLELPLPSA; this is encoded by the coding sequence ATGGACGCCGACGTGGCTCTCCGCGCCCTGGAGGAGCGCACGGCCGTCGTCATCCGGCTGCTGGTCGTCTGCTCGGTCGGGGTCGCGCTCGTGCTGGAGCCGGGGCTCGCCCGCGGCCGGGCGGCCTTGCTCGGGGCGCTCGTGCTGGTCACGCTCGCCTACGCACTGGTGCTCGGCGTCGGGGAGTGGTGGGGGCGGCGGCTGGTCCCGCCGCGGGTCGCGACCTCGGTCGACGCGGCGCTCGCGCTGCTGGCCTGCGGGCTCACCGGCGGCGCGGACAGCGTGATGGTCGCGATCCTGCCCCTCGTCGTGATCGCGGGTGCGGTGCGCGGCGGTGTGGTGGTGGGCAGGCTCGGCGCCCTCGGGGTGGGTGCCGGCTTCACGGTCGCCGCACTCGCGGGCTCCGATCCGCAGGTGTCGGTGTCCGACCGGTGGATGGCCGGCGTGTGGTGGACCGGTTACCTCGTCGCGGCCGCCGTGCTCGTCGGGGTGCTGCTGCGGATGCTGGAACGCCAGTACGAGGCCGCCGCGGAGTCGCGGGCGCGGGCGCGCGCCGAGCACGAGGCGTTCCTGGAGGAGCGCGACCTGAGGTCCCGGCTGCTGGCCGCCCAGCAGGCGCGGCTGGACGGCGTTCGCGTCGTGCTGCACGAGTTCCGCACGCCGGTCGCGTCGCTCACCGCGCTGTCGGCGGACCTCGCCGCCGACCGGCTCTCCGGTCCCGCCCGGGAGACGGCCACCCGCCTGCTCGCCGAGCACGCCGTGCACCTGCGCGACATGCTCGACGGCCTCGCCGACGTCGCCGTGCAGGAGGGGAGCCCGCTCGGCCGGGTGCGCGAGCGGACGGTCCGGTTGGCGGAGCTGGCCGATGCCGTCCTCGACGCGGCGGGGGTCGCTCCGGAGCGGCGGGTGGCAGACGTCGAGCCGCCGGAAGCCGCGGTGCGCTGCGACCCGCAGCGGCTGCGCCGGGTCCTCACGAACCTGGTCGAGAACGCCGCCCGGCACAGCGGGGACGCGCCCGTCGAGCTCGACCTGCGGCACTCCGACGGGCAGCTGGTCGTCGAGGTCCGCGACCGCGGCCCCGGCCTGCCGCCCGGCCAGGAAGGTGTGGTCACGGCCAAGGGCGTGGCACTGGGGGAGCGCCGGGGGACCGCAGGGCTGGGCCTGTGGATCGTGGAGGCCCTCGTGGCTGCGATGGACGGCGAGCTGCGCTTCCTGCCCCGCGACGACGGCGGCCTCGTCGCGCACCTCGAGCTCCCCCTCCCGTCGGCCTGA
- a CDS encoding NDMA-dependent alcohol dehydrogenase has product MKTTAAVLWELGGKWEVGEVELDGPRAGEVLVELAASGLCHSDEHLVTGDLPVAYPMVGGHEGAGRILEVGPGVTEVEVGDPVVMTFLPSCGRCSYCVRGYTALCDDGAGATLGPQLDGTYRFHARGEDIGQMCLLGTFAKHTVVPVKSVVKIDEGFPLHLAALVGCGVTTGFGSAVRTAELRAGDTAVVIGVGGIGANAVQGARIAGCRYVVAVDPVEFKREKALELGATHVAASMDEAWNTVSSITRGQLADAAILTTGVAEGAQLQPALQLVGKRGRVVVTALGHPGEDTVSMSLLELTLYEKQVRGALFGSSNGQHDVPRLLEMHNLGQLKLAELITREYALDEINTGYQDMREGRNIRGLIRF; this is encoded by the coding sequence ATGAAGACCACGGCAGCGGTGCTCTGGGAACTCGGCGGGAAGTGGGAGGTCGGCGAGGTCGAGCTCGACGGGCCGCGCGCGGGCGAGGTGCTCGTCGAGCTCGCGGCGAGCGGCCTGTGCCACTCCGACGAGCACCTGGTCACCGGCGACCTGCCGGTCGCGTACCCGATGGTCGGGGGCCACGAGGGCGCGGGCCGGATCCTGGAGGTCGGGCCGGGCGTCACCGAGGTCGAGGTCGGCGACCCGGTCGTCATGACGTTCCTGCCCAGCTGCGGGCGTTGCAGCTACTGCGTCCGCGGCTACACGGCCCTCTGCGACGATGGCGCGGGCGCCACGCTGGGGCCGCAGCTCGACGGCACCTACCGCTTCCACGCGCGCGGCGAGGACATCGGGCAGATGTGCCTGCTCGGCACGTTCGCGAAGCACACGGTGGTGCCGGTCAAGTCGGTCGTGAAGATCGACGAGGGGTTCCCGCTGCACCTGGCCGCACTCGTGGGCTGCGGCGTCACGACGGGCTTCGGCTCGGCCGTGCGCACCGCGGAGCTGCGCGCGGGCGACACCGCCGTCGTCATCGGTGTCGGCGGCATCGGTGCCAACGCGGTGCAGGGCGCGCGGATCGCAGGCTGCCGCTACGTGGTGGCGGTCGACCCGGTGGAGTTCAAGCGGGAGAAGGCGCTCGAGCTGGGCGCCACGCACGTCGCGGCGAGCATGGACGAGGCCTGGAACACCGTCTCGTCGATCACCCGCGGCCAGCTGGCCGACGCCGCGATCCTCACCACCGGTGTCGCGGAGGGCGCGCAGCTGCAGCCGGCGCTGCAGCTGGTGGGCAAGCGGGGCCGCGTCGTCGTCACGGCTCTCGGGCACCCCGGCGAGGACACCGTGTCCATGTCGCTGCTGGAGCTCACGCTCTACGAGAAGCAGGTGCGCGGGGCGCTCTTCGGCAGCTCGAACGGCCAGCACGACGTGCCCCGGCTGCTGGAGATGCACAACCTCGGCCAGCTCAAGCTCGCCGAGCTGATCACGCGCGAGTACGCGCTGGACGAGATCAACACCGGCTACCAGGACATGCGCGAGGGCCGCAACATCCGCGGTCTCATCCGATTCTGA
- a CDS encoding sterol carrier protein: protein MAAFRDEAEVYEFLGGIFRRGMQDPVLVEKLRPSGIVLRITYSEPDAVLTVDMPNTQIYEGAGNGPEPNVELFMSADTGNRFWLGKVILPVALAKGQVRAKGPVAKLLTVLPMAKGMFGPYREQLEAAGRTDLLSA, encoded by the coding sequence GTGGCGGCGTTTCGCGACGAGGCGGAGGTCTACGAGTTCCTCGGCGGGATCTTCCGGCGCGGCATGCAGGACCCGGTGCTGGTGGAGAAGCTCAGGCCCAGCGGGATCGTCCTGCGGATCACCTACAGCGAGCCGGACGCCGTGCTCACGGTGGACATGCCGAACACGCAGATCTACGAGGGCGCGGGCAACGGCCCCGAGCCGAACGTCGAGCTGTTCATGAGCGCCGACACCGGCAACCGGTTCTGGCTCGGCAAGGTGATCCTCCCCGTCGCGCTCGCGAAGGGGCAGGTACGGGCCAAGGGTCCGGTCGCGAAGCTGCTCACCGTGCTGCCGATGGCGAAGGGCATGTTCGGCCCGTACCGCGAGCAGCTGGAGGCGGCGGGGCGGACGGATCTCCTGAGCGCCTGA
- a CDS encoding PLP-dependent aminotransferase family protein: MDRADIERRIGARSFARLLGDWRPPGGKGLADALADRIRLLVLDGRLPLQTRLPAERELAAAIAVSRTTVATAYEALRSEGVLRSRRGAGSWTQLPAGPPDDAGPAPFSPLGDNALYDLAHAALPAPSAALRTAAAAAVRDLDILMAGHGYDLSGQPALRAAIADRYTARGLPTTPDQVLVTAGGVHGIHLALMVLAGPGDRVLVEHPTYPNALGAVTTRGARPVPVPMAPAGDGGSRWDLDLLTSAVRDAAPRLAYLMPDFQNPTGALLDDADRARLVELARRTGTTLLIDETLIDLALDGQTVVPVAAHGAADSPLVLSIGSASKTFWGGLRIGWIRTSAAMVRRLAAARAGVDLGGPVLEQLTVARLMAEHDSVVTSRRRELVAARDHLLGRIARTFPGWLPSRPGGGLSLWVDLGRPESSRLTSAARRHDVLLAAGPRFGLDGAFERYLRLPYTLRQDRMDEALDRLAAAWAGLDRPGPAVESEPVAVA; this comes from the coding sequence GTGGACCGTGCCGACATCGAACGCCGGATCGGCGCACGGAGCTTCGCCCGCCTGCTGGGCGACTGGCGCCCACCAGGCGGAAAGGGCCTCGCCGATGCGCTGGCCGACCGGATCCGGCTGCTCGTCCTCGACGGGAGGCTGCCGCTGCAGACCCGGCTGCCCGCGGAGCGCGAGCTCGCGGCGGCCATCGCGGTCAGCCGCACCACGGTGGCCACCGCGTACGAGGCACTGCGCAGCGAAGGCGTGCTCCGCAGCAGGCGCGGGGCGGGCAGCTGGACCCAGCTCCCGGCAGGCCCCCCGGACGACGCAGGGCCTGCGCCGTTCTCGCCGCTCGGCGACAACGCGCTGTACGACCTCGCGCACGCCGCTCTCCCCGCACCGTCCGCCGCGCTGCGCACGGCCGCCGCGGCCGCCGTACGGGACCTCGACATCCTGATGGCCGGCCACGGTTACGACCTCAGCGGCCAGCCCGCGCTGCGCGCCGCGATCGCCGACCGGTACACCGCCAGGGGTCTCCCGACCACGCCGGACCAGGTGCTGGTCACGGCGGGCGGCGTGCACGGGATCCACCTCGCCCTCATGGTGCTGGCCGGACCGGGCGACCGCGTGCTCGTCGAGCACCCGACCTACCCGAACGCGCTCGGCGCGGTGACCACCCGCGGCGCCCGCCCCGTCCCGGTCCCGATGGCGCCGGCCGGGGACGGAGGCAGCCGGTGGGACCTCGACCTGCTCACGTCGGCAGTTCGCGACGCAGCACCGCGACTCGCCTATCTCATGCCCGACTTCCAGAACCCCACCGGTGCCCTGCTCGACGACGCCGACCGCGCCCGGCTCGTGGAGCTGGCCCGGCGGACCGGCACCACCCTCCTGATCGACGAGACCCTCATCGACCTCGCGCTGGACGGCCAGACGGTGGTGCCCGTCGCCGCGCACGGTGCCGCCGACTCACCGCTCGTGCTGAGCATCGGGTCGGCGAGCAAGACGTTCTGGGGCGGGTTGCGGATCGGCTGGATCCGCACGTCGGCCGCGATGGTGCGCAGGCTTGCCGCGGCCAGGGCCGGTGTCGACCTGGGCGGACCGGTGCTGGAGCAGCTCACCGTCGCCCGCCTGATGGCCGAGCACGACTCCGTCGTCACGAGCCGGCGGCGCGAGCTGGTCGCCGCCCGCGACCACCTGCTCGGCAGGATCGCCCGCACCTTCCCCGGCTGGCTGCCGTCGCGCCCCGGTGGCGGGCTGAGCCTGTGGGTCGATCTCGGCCGGCCCGAGTCGAGCCGGCTGACCAGCGCCGCACGGCGCCACGACGTCCTGCTCGCGGCGGGTCCCCGGTTCGGTCTCGACGGGGCGTTCGAGCGGTACCTGCGGCTGCCGTACACACTGCGCCAGGACCGGATGGACGAGGCCCTCGATCGGCTCGCCGCCGCCTGGGCGGGCCTCGACCGCCCGGGCCCGGCGGTGGAGAGCGAGCCGGTGGCCGTTGCGTGA
- the rplA gene encoding 50S ribosomal protein L1 translates to MAQRSKVYRQAAEKIEAGRIYSPLEAARLAKETSSSRMDATVEVAMRLGVDPRKADQMVRGTVNLPHGTGKTARVIVFATGDKAAEAEAAGADVVGAEDLIERIQGGWLDFDAAIATPDQMAKVGRIARILGPRGLMPNPKTGTVTPDVTKAVQDIKGGKINFRVDKQANLHFVIGKASFDTEKLVENYGAALEEILRAKPSAAKGRYLKKVTVSTTTGPGIPVDPNRTRNLLVDDTATA, encoded by the coding sequence ATGGCACAGCGCAGCAAGGTGTACCGCCAGGCGGCGGAGAAGATCGAGGCGGGCCGGATCTACAGCCCGCTCGAGGCCGCCCGGCTGGCGAAGGAGACCTCGAGCTCCAGGATGGACGCCACCGTCGAGGTGGCCATGCGGCTCGGGGTCGACCCCCGCAAGGCCGACCAGATGGTCCGCGGCACCGTGAACCTGCCTCACGGCACCGGCAAGACGGCGCGCGTCATCGTGTTCGCCACCGGTGACAAGGCCGCGGAGGCCGAGGCCGCAGGCGCCGACGTGGTGGGCGCCGAGGACCTCATCGAGCGCATCCAGGGCGGCTGGCTGGACTTCGACGCGGCGATCGCCACGCCGGACCAGATGGCCAAGGTCGGCCGGATCGCCCGCATCCTCGGCCCGCGCGGCCTGATGCCGAACCCGAAGACCGGCACCGTCACCCCGGACGTCACCAAGGCCGTCCAGGACATCAAGGGCGGGAAGATCAACTTCCGGGTGGACAAGCAGGCCAACCTGCACTTCGTCATCGGCAAGGCCTCGTTCGACACCGAGAAGCTGGTGGAGAACTACGGCGCCGCCCTCGAGGAGATCCTGCGGGCCAAGCCCTCGGCCGCGAAGGGCCGCTACCTGAAGAAGGTCACGGTCTCCACCACCACGGGCCCCGGCATCCCGGTCGACCCGAACCGCACCCGCAACCTGCTGGTGGATGACACCGCCACCGCCTGA
- the rplK gene encoding 50S ribosomal protein L11, with the protein MPPKKRKLSAIIKLQIKAGAATPAPPVGPALGQHGVNIMEFCKAYNAATESQRGDVVPVEISVYEDRSFTFELKTPPAARLLLKAAGVEKGSGEPHKTKVASVTMEQVRQIAQAKMRDLNANDIDQAAKIIAGTARSMGITVNG; encoded by the coding sequence ATGCCTCCCAAGAAGCGGAAGCTCTCCGCGATCATCAAGCTCCAGATCAAGGCGGGTGCAGCCACGCCCGCCCCGCCGGTCGGCCCCGCGCTCGGCCAGCACGGCGTCAACATCATGGAGTTCTGCAAGGCGTACAACGCCGCCACCGAGTCGCAGCGCGGCGACGTGGTGCCCGTCGAGATCTCGGTGTACGAGGACCGCTCGTTCACCTTCGAGCTCAAGACGCCGCCCGCCGCCAGGCTGCTGCTCAAGGCGGCCGGTGTGGAGAAGGGCAGCGGCGAGCCGCACAAGACCAAGGTCGCCTCGGTGACCATGGAGCAGGTGCGGCAGATCGCGCAGGCCAAGATGCGCGACCTCAACGCCAACGACATCGACCAGGCCGCCAAGATCATCGCCGGCACCGCGCGGTCGATGGGCATCACCGTCAACGGCTGA
- a CDS encoding CaiB/BaiF CoA transferase family protein codes for MNTATGPLAGLKVVELAGIGPGPHAAMVLADLGAQIVRVDRPSGGLQLGDPGAPDPTLRGRRRVTADLKDEAGRETVLRLVEHADVLLEGYRPGVTERLGVGPADCHARNPRLVYARMTGWGQDGPLAARAGHDINYISLTGALHAIGRAGERPVPPLNLVGDFGGGSMLLVIGVLAALWEAQRSGQGQVVDAAMVDGASLLVQMMWGLRGQGLWTDAREANLLDGHAPFYDTYTCSDGRHVAVGAIEPQFYAALLAGLGLDGEGLPDQHDPSGWPKLRARFVEVFATRTRDEWAEVFAGTDACVTPVLSFAEVPGHPHVAARCTIVERDGMPQAAPAPRFSRTSPTLPGPPADPEPVEQVLADWSR; via the coding sequence ATGAACACAGCCACAGGACCGTTGGCCGGGCTGAAGGTCGTGGAGCTGGCCGGCATCGGGCCGGGACCGCACGCCGCGATGGTGCTGGCCGATCTCGGCGCCCAGATCGTGCGGGTCGACCGGCCGTCCGGCGGCCTGCAGCTCGGCGACCCGGGCGCCCCGGACCCGACGCTGCGCGGCAGGCGCCGGGTCACCGCCGACCTGAAGGACGAGGCGGGCCGGGAGACGGTACTGCGCCTCGTCGAGCACGCCGACGTCCTGCTGGAGGGCTACCGGCCGGGCGTCACCGAGCGGCTCGGCGTCGGTCCCGCCGACTGCCACGCGCGCAACCCGCGCCTCGTCTACGCCCGGATGACCGGGTGGGGACAGGACGGGCCGCTCGCCGCCCGCGCCGGCCATGACATCAACTACATCTCGCTCACCGGTGCCCTGCACGCCATCGGCCGGGCCGGGGAACGCCCGGTGCCGCCCCTCAACCTCGTCGGCGACTTCGGCGGGGGCTCGATGCTGCTGGTCATCGGCGTGCTCGCGGCGCTCTGGGAGGCGCAGCGTTCCGGGCAGGGGCAGGTGGTGGACGCCGCGATGGTGGACGGCGCCTCGCTCCTCGTCCAGATGATGTGGGGTCTGCGCGGGCAGGGGCTGTGGACCGACGCGCGCGAGGCCAACCTGCTCGACGGCCACGCGCCGTTCTACGACACCTACACCTGCTCGGACGGAAGGCACGTGGCGGTCGGGGCGATCGAGCCGCAGTTCTACGCCGCGCTGCTGGCCGGGCTCGGCCTCGACGGCGAGGGGCTGCCCGACCAGCACGACCCCTCCGGCTGGCCGAAGCTGCGGGCCCGCTTCGTCGAGGTCTTCGCCACGCGCACCCGGGACGAGTGGGCGGAGGTGTTCGCCGGCACCGACGCGTGCGTCACGCCGGTGCTGTCGTTCGCCGAGGTGCCCGGGCACCCGCACGTGGCCGCCCGATGCACGATCGTCGAACGGGACGGGATGCCCCAGGCCGCCCCCGCCCCGAGGTTCTCCCGCACATCCCCCACGCTCCCCGGCCCGCCCGCCGACCCGGAACCGGTGGAGCAGGTACTGGCCGACTGGTCCCGCTGA